From Acidimicrobiia bacterium, one genomic window encodes:
- a CDS encoding ribonuclease J, translating to HRIQQLVGTAAEYGRKVCFVGKSVERNVEIAVKAGKLVLPEESVISVSELGRISPWMTCIVCTGSQGEPYSSLALMASGEHPTIEISPGDTILVSSHPIPGNEPAVYRVIDMLYAKGAEVLYSEVCPEVHVSGHAASEDLKIVISLASPRHFTPIHGEHRHLVAAGQIAQEMGVPPSNVMIGLNGDSLVLEDGVLRMERSTVPAGIWYVDSGSATAAIREDHLSHEVLRERSQIAREGVVVVVVTVSAQTGELMGEVEVEGRGVRNGAMGGNELEELKAQVASAVEETARRGVRDWGTLKRTVRSTAGQFLRKSGTGRPLVVPVVIEV from the coding sequence TCACCGAATTCAGCAGTTGGTCGGCACAGCCGCAGAATACGGAAGAAAGGTGTGCTTTGTCGGGAAATCTGTCGAGCGGAATGTCGAAATTGCCGTCAAAGCTGGGAAGTTGGTGCTACCCGAGGAGTCTGTGATTTCCGTTAGCGAGCTGGGGCGTATTAGCCCGTGGATGACGTGTATTGTTTGCACTGGCTCTCAAGGGGAGCCGTACTCGTCACTCGCACTCATGGCATCTGGAGAACATCCTACAATCGAAATTTCGCCCGGAGACACCATCCTGGTTAGCTCACATCCCATCCCTGGAAACGAACCAGCGGTTTATCGAGTGATAGACATGTTGTACGCGAAAGGCGCGGAGGTGCTGTACTCGGAGGTGTGTCCGGAGGTACATGTATCTGGACATGCAGCATCGGAAGATCTCAAGATCGTGATTTCGCTAGCGTCTCCCCGGCACTTCACGCCGATCCACGGAGAGCACAGACATCTCGTGGCAGCTGGGCAAATTGCTCAAGAAATGGGAGTACCGCCTTCAAACGTAATGATTGGATTAAACGGCGACAGCCTGGTCCTCGAAGATGGTGTTTTACGCATGGAAAGAAGCACGGTTCCGGCAGGAATTTGGTATGTCGACAGCGGCTCTGCAACAGCCGCTATTCGAGAGGATCACCTCTCCCATGAGGTTTTGCGAGAGCGATCGCAAATTGCGAGGGAAGGCGTCGTTGTCGTAGTAGTTACTGTTTCAGCCCAGACTGGTGAGTTAATGGGAGAAGTGGAAGTCGAGGGTAGGGGGGTTCGAAACGGAGCGATGGGGGGTAATGAATTGGAAGAGCTGAAGGCTCAGGTGGCAAGTGCTGTCGAAGAAACGGCCCGAAGAGGCGTAAGAGATTGGGGAACCTTGAAGCGGACAGTAAGAAGCACCGCCGGTCAATTTTTGAGAAAATCCGGAACGGGGCGGCCACTCGTGGTTCCAGTGGTAATAGAGGTTTGA
- a CDS encoding phosphoglycerate mutase gives MMDKHENSIHPVVLFFIRHAEAIWTNKRLPGRLPGVDLSEQGSRQAEDLAKHLSALPISEIRSSPLERTMQTAEPLARALGIPVIEDADLLEAECGEWAGKTFKQVVRLRSFRNLVKNPSLRRPPGGESIVEVQARMMRFVEGVLARQTEHKGIVAAFSHADPIKAVVAGLLGLPLELYRRIDIGVASVSTFVVGDEPLMLCANADGARAVSAYETFVALQTFRKTRA, from the coding sequence ATGATGGATAAACACGAAAACTCTATTCATCCGGTGGTCCTTTTCTTCATTCGTCACGCGGAGGCCATATGGACAAACAAGCGCCTTCCCGGTCGACTTCCTGGGGTAGATCTCAGTGAGCAAGGGTCGAGGCAGGCGGAGGATCTGGCAAAGCATCTTTCGGCGTTACCGATCTCTGAGATCAGGTCTAGTCCGTTAGAGCGCACAATGCAGACTGCCGAGCCACTAGCAAGAGCCCTTGGCATTCCAGTGATAGAGGACGCGGACCTATTGGAAGCCGAGTGCGGGGAGTGGGCGGGTAAAACTTTCAAACAGGTCGTGAGACTTCGGTCTTTTAGAAACCTCGTGAAAAATCCGAGCCTCAGGAGGCCACCGGGCGGAGAGAGCATCGTCGAAGTTCAAGCTAGAATGATGCGATTTGTCGAGGGAGTGTTAGCCAGACAGACTGAGCATAAAGGGATTGTTGCGGCCTTCTCCCATGCTGATCCAATCAAGGCGGTTGTGGCGGGTCTGTTAGGACTCCCACTTGAGTTGTATCGACGGATCGATATAGGTGTTGCCTCTGTCTCGACGTTTGTTGTTGGCGATGAGCCTCTGATGCTTTGCGCAAATGCTGACGGAGCAAGAGCTGTTTCGGCATACGAAACGTTCGTCGCATTGCAGACTTTTCGAAAGACGAGAGCCTAG
- a CDS encoding cell division protein FtsK produces MLSGLSALLLWLPQAAPVASALQSGTLGMLGIAAEALPLAGFAVGVESLRERGRPFRVGVTLAGLFITCAVFGATITGGRTSEIGGWLGTKLAAILIQSLGRPLALALSVSSVLALGACGLGIPVWKPVAAGVGWAERVVRQRRRRRGSAHIPSDESGKLSSVTEPRSEPSSTRYPEKVYELATAVNSEDSECVVEPTKPKASPVNSTGSENRGNIRESNKFPDQLTLRLGDAKSSFPVTSYPLPPVSLLREGSGAAPHKSSLEEVGRVLIETLRQFDVEASLSGITPGPTVTRFEVELAAGVKVAKVKSLSDDIAYALAAESVRIQAPIPGKSAIGIEIPNRERRLVTVGDVLGSSAGKDASHPLDCALGKDISGKPVMINLGEMPHLLIAGTTGGGKSSTINALVTSLIMRNGPEQVRLLLVDPKRVELGVYDGIPHLLTRVVTNPKRASEALGWVVREMELRYEKLAELGARDISSYNASILSNGGKLKGETFEHNVMGYIVVVVDELNDLMMVAARDVEDSIMRLAQMARAVGIHLVIATQRPSTNVITGVIKANIPSRIAFKVGSQIDSRVILDTGGAEELLGMGDMLLLTASSGVPKRIQGCYVSEEEVRKIVAHWRRLVPKPEYLDDVVFTSRETPDNTCDDDELLEQAMDLVVQTQLGSTSMLQRKLRVGFARAGRLMDLLEKRGVVGPSEGSKARVVLVSPEEYEEFKRRRSVDDGIYPN; encoded by the coding sequence GTGTTGTCTGGCTTGTCGGCATTACTTTTGTGGCTCCCTCAAGCTGCACCTGTGGCTTCTGCGCTACAGAGTGGAACTCTAGGCATGCTGGGGATCGCAGCCGAGGCGCTTCCTCTTGCTGGCTTTGCAGTGGGAGTGGAGTCATTAAGAGAGCGCGGCCGCCCCTTTAGGGTCGGTGTCACTCTTGCCGGACTTTTCATAACGTGTGCTGTTTTCGGCGCAACAATAACGGGAGGGCGTACCAGCGAGATCGGGGGCTGGCTAGGGACGAAATTAGCTGCGATTTTGATACAGAGCTTGGGTAGGCCTCTCGCCCTTGCTTTGTCTGTGTCGTCTGTATTAGCGCTTGGAGCTTGCGGGCTTGGTATTCCTGTCTGGAAGCCCGTTGCTGCTGGGGTGGGCTGGGCAGAAAGGGTCGTCCGACAGCGGCGGAGACGAAGGGGCAGCGCACACATTCCTTCAGACGAGAGCGGCAAGCTGTCTTCCGTAACCGAGCCGCGTAGCGAGCCTTCAAGTACGCGTTACCCGGAAAAAGTGTACGAACTTGCGACCGCAGTAAATAGCGAAGATAGCGAATGCGTTGTCGAACCGACAAAGCCAAAAGCATCCCCAGTAAATTCCACGGGCAGCGAGAACCGTGGAAATATTCGGGAATCGAATAAATTCCCTGATCAACTCACGCTGAGGCTAGGAGATGCCAAGTCAAGCTTTCCAGTTACTTCATATCCACTTCCGCCTGTGAGTCTTTTGCGAGAGGGCTCTGGAGCCGCCCCCCACAAAAGCTCTCTGGAAGAAGTAGGACGGGTGCTAATTGAAACGCTGCGCCAGTTCGATGTCGAGGCTTCCCTTTCCGGAATTACCCCAGGGCCAACAGTTACCCGGTTCGAGGTCGAACTGGCTGCAGGCGTTAAAGTGGCCAAAGTAAAAAGTCTTTCGGACGACATTGCTTATGCTTTGGCCGCCGAAAGCGTGCGTATTCAGGCCCCAATTCCAGGGAAGTCAGCGATCGGAATCGAGATACCGAACCGGGAGCGGCGTCTAGTCACGGTAGGTGATGTCCTCGGATCTTCAGCGGGCAAAGATGCATCTCATCCTCTTGATTGCGCACTTGGTAAGGACATTTCCGGAAAGCCCGTCATGATCAACCTGGGAGAGATGCCGCATCTTTTGATAGCTGGGACTACAGGGGGCGGCAAGTCGTCCACTATCAATGCATTGGTGACATCGCTGATTATGCGTAACGGTCCCGAACAGGTGAGGCTGTTGTTGGTGGATCCTAAGCGTGTAGAGCTTGGCGTATACGACGGGATTCCGCACCTCCTGACTCGTGTGGTGACCAATCCAAAGAGGGCCAGCGAGGCATTGGGTTGGGTAGTAAGAGAGATGGAACTTCGATACGAAAAACTAGCAGAACTGGGGGCGAGAGATATCTCCAGTTACAACGCCTCGATCCTAAGTAATGGAGGAAAGCTCAAGGGCGAAACGTTCGAGCACAACGTTATGGGATACATAGTCGTCGTCGTGGACGAGCTGAACGATCTCATGATGGTCGCTGCAAGAGATGTCGAGGACTCAATTATGCGCCTTGCGCAGATGGCTAGGGCAGTTGGGATTCACCTAGTAATTGCGACTCAAAGACCATCAACCAATGTCATAACGGGAGTGATCAAGGCTAATATCCCCAGTCGCATAGCATTCAAAGTCGGCTCTCAGATAGATTCTAGGGTAATTCTTGACACGGGCGGAGCTGAAGAGCTATTGGGCATGGGAGACATGCTTTTACTTACAGCATCCTCGGGGGTGCCTAAAAGAATCCAAGGCTGCTATGTGAGCGAGGAGGAAGTGCGAAAAATTGTGGCCCACTGGAGACGTCTCGTTCCCAAACCTGAGTACCTGGACGACGTCGTATTTACGAGTCGGGAGACACCGGACAACACTTGTGACGACGACGAGCTTCTAGAGCAGGCAATGGATCTGGTTGTACAAACGCAACTCGGATCGACCTCGATGCTTCAGCGGAAGCTACGTGTGGGCTTTGCAAGGGCAGGGCGTCTGATGGACCTGCTCGAAAAAAGAGGAGTGGTCGGTCCGTCCGAGGGCTCCAAAGCCCGTGTCGTCTTAGTGTCTCCAGAAGAGTACGAGGAGTTCAAGCGAAGACGATCAGTCGACGACGGGATTTACCCTAATTAA
- a CDS encoding methylated-DNA--[protein]-cysteine S-methyltransferase: MGLFGSSIAEGCLESSLGVELSTSSEVARKYISSPVGEFLAVATSSGLRYLDLIPCETSNLASGRRTSFFRRNPNRQLGRRHWISCEQKVDSRALEVLELLETELRSYFARTLTAFSIPLDIEAHTSRFKRAVWEAARAIPYGSKVSYAQLAETVARPRAARAVGRALAWNPVLIVIPCHRVVRSNGETGGFVSGARVKEFLLALESGRQL; the protein is encoded by the coding sequence ATAGGACTATTCGGATCCTCTATCGCAGAGGGTTGCCTAGAAAGCTCACTAGGGGTTGAGCTGTCGACATCTTCGGAAGTTGCCAGAAAGTACATCTCATCTCCTGTGGGGGAATTCCTCGCAGTTGCCACTTCGTCGGGCTTGCGCTACCTCGATCTAATACCGTGTGAAACTTCGAATCTCGCATCTGGACGTAGGACTTCTTTCTTCAGGAGAAATCCAAATCGACAACTTGGCCGACGGCACTGGATCTCTTGCGAACAAAAAGTAGATAGCCGCGCGCTTGAGGTTCTCGAACTGTTAGAGACGGAGCTTCGCTCTTATTTTGCAAGGACGCTTACTGCTTTTTCGATTCCCCTAGACATCGAAGCCCACACATCCAGATTCAAGAGGGCGGTGTGGGAAGCAGCTCGTGCTATCCCATACGGAAGCAAAGTCAGTTATGCACAACTTGCGGAAACTGTGGCGCGCCCGCGAGCTGCAAGAGCGGTTGGGCGCGCGTTAGCTTGGAATCCGGTCCTAATTGTCATTCCGTGTCATAGAGTTGTTCGATCGAACGGTGAGACCGGGGGATTTGTCTCTGGGGCCCGTGTCAAAGAGTTTTTGCTGGCTCTAGAGAGCGGCCGGCAGCTATGA
- a CDS encoding aldehyde dehydrogenase — MSIDTRQTTTIESINPATGEVIGTVPEMGEGEVREAVQRARRAYELWSCLPFERRAEHILSVCDLMIDRAREIARSISRETGKPIGDAYITELFTTADLIHFYARKGKKIMRPRQVSTGLFLNKKAYKIYQPLGVVAVISPWNYPFSLTMGPVVSALFAGNTVVLKPSEFTPFVGKLVGELFEDVGAHSGIVQVVTGGGRTGEALVRAGVQKVVFTGSVETGRKVMRAAADTLTPVVMELGGKDPMIVLDDADIERAANAAVWGAFSNCGQTCTSIERVYVTEGVYDEFVSKVVEKTKALRVGYSEGSETYDVGSLTRPAQLDIVEEHIKDAVEKGARILTGGHRIEDKKPGYFYEPTVLVDVDHRMQIMREETFGPVLPIMKVRNRDEAVRLANESRYGLAASVWTKDTKEAERLVEEVQAGGVVVNDCLAHYGVPSLPFGGVKESGIGRTHGAEGLIEFCEVKSVLVDRFGPKRELFWYPAPSWLTPLLDRTIRILYRRGLPRKLTRG, encoded by the coding sequence ATGTCTATCGACACCAGGCAAACCACCACTATCGAGTCGATCAATCCTGCGACCGGAGAGGTAATTGGAACTGTGCCCGAGATGGGCGAGGGGGAGGTACGAGAAGCGGTCCAGAGAGCACGGAGAGCTTACGAGCTCTGGTCGTGTCTACCTTTCGAGCGACGCGCAGAGCACATCCTTTCTGTGTGCGATCTCATGATCGATCGGGCACGAGAGATCGCTCGCAGTATAAGCCGAGAAACCGGTAAGCCAATCGGCGACGCATACATCACTGAGCTCTTCACCACGGCCGATTTGATCCATTTCTACGCGCGGAAGGGGAAAAAAATTATGCGGCCGCGTCAGGTGTCTACGGGTCTCTTCCTGAACAAAAAAGCCTACAAAATTTATCAGCCTCTTGGCGTCGTGGCAGTCATCAGTCCGTGGAACTACCCGTTTAGCCTGACGATGGGTCCGGTAGTTTCCGCACTTTTCGCAGGGAACACTGTCGTGTTGAAACCATCCGAGTTCACCCCCTTCGTTGGCAAACTCGTGGGCGAGCTATTCGAAGATGTAGGAGCTCACTCGGGAATCGTGCAAGTAGTAACTGGAGGTGGTCGGACTGGCGAAGCGCTGGTTCGAGCAGGAGTGCAAAAGGTTGTCTTTACCGGATCGGTAGAGACTGGACGCAAAGTGATGCGAGCTGCAGCTGATACGCTCACGCCCGTCGTGATGGAGCTTGGCGGTAAAGATCCAATGATTGTCTTAGACGATGCCGACATTGAGAGAGCAGCGAACGCGGCGGTGTGGGGAGCCTTTTCGAACTGCGGGCAGACGTGCACATCGATCGAGCGCGTTTATGTTACAGAAGGCGTTTACGACGAGTTCGTCTCTAAAGTAGTCGAAAAAACGAAAGCGCTTCGAGTCGGGTACTCCGAAGGAAGCGAAACCTATGACGTCGGATCGCTGACTCGCCCAGCACAGCTAGACATAGTGGAAGAACACATAAAGGATGCAGTGGAAAAAGGCGCCAGGATACTTACGGGCGGGCACCGCATTGAGGACAAAAAGCCAGGATATTTTTATGAACCCACCGTTCTCGTCGATGTCGATCACCGAATGCAGATAATGAGAGAGGAGACTTTTGGTCCCGTACTTCCGATTATGAAGGTACGCAACAGAGACGAGGCTGTAAGGCTGGCAAACGAGTCACGGTATGGGCTCGCAGCAAGCGTGTGGACCAAAGACACTAAGGAGGCCGAGAGGCTCGTAGAAGAAGTTCAAGCCGGTGGTGTAGTTGTGAACGACTGCCTCGCGCACTACGGAGTACCCAGTCTGCCTTTCGGGGGGGTCAAAGAGTCCGGTATAGGAAGGACTCACGGGGCGGAAGGGCTGATCGAGTTTTGCGAAGTCAAATCCGTTCTGGTTGATCGGTTTGGACCAAAGCGTGAACTGTTTTGGTATCCGGCGCCTTCATGGTTGACGCCATTGCTGGATAGGACTATTCGGATCCTCTATCGCAGAGGGTTGCCTAGAAAGCTCACTAGGGGTTGA
- a CDS encoding damage-inducible protein CinA, translating into MKERVDSSPCPEFSKRGENLIVDLLAIGNEVLYGEISDSNTPHLARRLFEEGYKVGRHVCVGDDIDAIAGAILNSLESGSSVVCTGGLGPTPDDLTREALAKVAGVPLVRSAELEERVSNIFRARGIPMPEANLKQADLPKGARYIPQKLGTAPGVILDWDGLGIYALPGVPHEMREMFERGVLPDLESRRSGKIATAVKTFKVWGASEAAVAEILESIEGVSSHYDSLAPVSISYLPTLSELKVRIVARGADTTEAKRLLEPVAREVAHRLGELVFGEDSDTLPAVLGAILVDKGLSLAAAESITGGMVGQRITTVPGASKWFKGSAVTYMKETKTSVLGIDPSVLEVNGVVSARCAEEMAIAACRLFSSDVGISCTGEAGPKADEAEVGQVYLGVALKGQVRSIGIRLHGDRERIREYTTTSLLNLARRTLSSSGMQSL; encoded by the coding sequence CTGAAGGAAAGAGTTGATAGCTCACCTTGTCCAGAGTTTTCCAAAAGAGGCGAAAACTTGATAGTCGACCTTCTAGCTATCGGTAACGAAGTCCTTTACGGCGAAATCTCCGACTCCAACACGCCTCACTTGGCGAGACGGCTATTTGAGGAGGGATACAAAGTAGGGCGCCATGTCTGCGTAGGAGACGACATAGACGCTATCGCAGGCGCCATCTTGAACTCTTTAGAGAGCGGTTCGTCAGTAGTGTGCACCGGAGGACTCGGACCTACACCTGATGACTTGACCAGAGAAGCCTTGGCAAAAGTAGCGGGTGTGCCGCTCGTTAGATCCGCTGAGTTAGAAGAAAGAGTCTCCAATATTTTTCGGGCGCGGGGAATCCCGATGCCCGAAGCGAATCTGAAGCAGGCAGATCTTCCCAAGGGTGCACGATACATCCCACAAAAGCTGGGGACAGCTCCGGGGGTCATACTCGACTGGGATGGTCTCGGCATTTATGCGTTACCCGGTGTACCTCATGAGATGCGAGAGATGTTCGAACGTGGGGTACTTCCTGACCTGGAATCAAGGCGCTCGGGCAAAATCGCGACGGCCGTTAAAACATTCAAAGTGTGGGGCGCTAGCGAAGCAGCAGTGGCCGAAATACTGGAAAGCATCGAAGGAGTCAGCTCCCATTACGACTCATTGGCGCCCGTGTCTATTTCGTATCTGCCTACCCTGAGCGAACTCAAAGTGCGAATCGTCGCTCGAGGGGCAGACACTACCGAGGCCAAGCGATTGCTGGAGCCGGTCGCACGAGAAGTTGCGCATCGACTTGGAGAGCTGGTCTTTGGTGAGGACTCGGATACCCTTCCGGCAGTGCTGGGCGCGATATTAGTCGACAAAGGCCTGAGTCTTGCAGCGGCAGAATCCATTACCGGAGGAATGGTCGGGCAGCGGATCACGACAGTTCCCGGAGCCTCTAAATGGTTCAAGGGGAGTGCGGTGACCTATATGAAGGAAACCAAGACCTCGGTGTTAGGAATCGACCCCAGCGTTTTGGAGGTGAATGGAGTAGTGTCCGCCCGCTGTGCAGAGGAGATGGCCATAGCAGCTTGCCGTCTGTTCTCTTCTGACGTTGGGATATCTTGCACGGGGGAAGCAGGCCCAAAGGCCGATGAGGCCGAGGTGGGACAGGTCTACCTAGGGGTCGCACTCAAGGGCCAGGTCCGCTCAATTGGAATTAGGCTGCACGGCGACAGAGAGAGGATCCGCGAGTACACGACGACTTCACTGCTAAATTTAGCTCGCAGAACACTGTCTTCATCGGGTATGCAGTCCTTATAG
- the thpR gene encoding RNA 2',3'-cyclic phosphodiesterase: MPNSEKRRVFLAVWPSPRALEAIEETVANAKSVAAEDPLAFSAIRWLKKETWHLTVVFVGTLDPTGLDDLKTAAASAARECKPFQVKFGRAGAFPGLRRPQVLWVGLGPGTEAWNQLVLRTRDAVVQVVPVQRDKPHTAHLTVARLRRPVDVGAIVDTLDRIPPVAMDVSKMSLVESVLGPDGARYTTLDEFELLG; encoded by the coding sequence ATGCCAAACAGCGAAAAAAGGCGAGTTTTCCTTGCCGTGTGGCCATCTCCTCGAGCGCTTGAAGCCATCGAAGAGACAGTGGCAAATGCCAAATCGGTAGCCGCTGAGGATCCCCTGGCCTTTTCCGCAATACGCTGGCTAAAAAAAGAGACGTGGCACTTGACGGTCGTCTTTGTAGGCACTTTAGACCCCACAGGGCTCGACGATCTCAAAACTGCTGCCGCTAGCGCAGCCCGCGAATGTAAGCCATTTCAAGTAAAGTTTGGACGAGCTGGTGCTTTCCCAGGACTGCGCAGACCTCAGGTGTTGTGGGTAGGCCTCGGACCGGGAACAGAAGCATGGAATCAGCTGGTTCTCCGCACCCGAGATGCCGTTGTACAGGTCGTGCCAGTGCAGCGCGATAAGCCCCATACGGCCCATCTGACAGTCGCCCGCCTGAGACGGCCAGTCGATGTGGGTGCGATAGTGGATACGCTAGACCGGATCCCCCCAGTGGCCATGGATGTTTCTAAAATGTCGCTCGTTGAGAGTGTGCTAGGACCGGATGGCGCCCGATACACCACCCTGGACGAATTCGAACTTCTTGGCTGA
- the recA gene encoding recombinase RecA, which translates to MEKEKALEIAIAQIEKTYGKGSIMRLGDEAGRMNVEVIPTGALSLDLALGIGGLPRGRVVEIYGPESSGKSTLALHVVAEAQRQGGVAAYIDAEHALDPTYARAIGVNIDELLISQPDTGEQALEIADMLVRSGSIDVLVIDSVAALVPKAEIEGEMGDAHVGLQARLMSQALRKLTANLNKSRALAIFINQLREKIGVMFGSPETTPGGRALKFYASVRLDVRRVESIKDGAEVVGNRVKVKVAKNKCAPPFRSAEFDLMYGTGISREGSLLDVATEMGLVKKSGSWFTYESLQLGQGRENAKKYLAENVEVALEIASRIREQIVGPGSQSEPLPATPPRS; encoded by the coding sequence ATGGAAAAAGAAAAGGCCCTGGAAATCGCAATTGCCCAAATCGAAAAAACCTACGGTAAGGGCTCGATCATGCGCCTTGGGGACGAGGCTGGACGGATGAACGTCGAAGTGATTCCCACTGGTGCCCTTAGCCTTGACCTTGCCCTGGGAATCGGCGGTTTGCCGCGGGGTCGTGTAGTGGAGATTTACGGTCCCGAGTCCAGCGGAAAGTCCACCCTGGCTCTCCACGTGGTAGCCGAGGCGCAGCGCCAGGGCGGCGTAGCTGCTTACATTGACGCCGAACATGCTCTCGACCCAACTTATGCCAGAGCTATTGGCGTCAATATCGATGAGCTGTTAATTAGCCAGCCGGACACAGGAGAACAGGCTCTTGAAATAGCCGACATGCTCGTTCGCTCTGGAAGCATCGATGTTTTAGTTATTGACTCGGTAGCCGCACTGGTGCCTAAAGCCGAGATCGAAGGCGAGATGGGAGATGCACACGTAGGCCTCCAAGCAAGACTTATGTCGCAAGCTCTCCGGAAGCTGACTGCGAATCTGAACAAGTCAAGGGCCTTGGCAATCTTTATCAATCAGCTTCGTGAAAAGATTGGAGTGATGTTCGGATCTCCGGAGACGACACCGGGAGGTCGAGCTCTCAAATTCTACGCTTCAGTGAGGCTCGATGTGCGCCGAGTCGAGTCGATTAAGGATGGAGCAGAGGTTGTAGGCAACAGAGTGAAGGTGAAAGTGGCCAAGAATAAGTGTGCCCCACCCTTCCGCTCTGCGGAGTTCGACCTAATGTACGGAACGGGAATCAGTAGAGAAGGATCGCTTCTCGATGTCGCTACCGAGATGGGGCTGGTGAAAAAGAGCGGATCTTGGTTTACCTACGAATCTTTACAGCTGGGACAGGGGAGAGAGAACGCAAAGAAATATTTGGCGGAAAACGTGGAAGTTGCCCTGGAGATTGCATCCCGGATACGGGAACAGATCGTGGGACCTGGAAGCCAATCCGAACCGCTTCCGGCAACCCCTCCACGAAGCTGA
- a CDS encoding ribonuclease Y, producing the protein MVAGDPQNPNPYLVGSGPGSSPLGMEAGHLELEEERQRLHRQYVELAQTQRRLADELERLQHERVQLQKERGELYRTAERQAFEFQKQQELLAAERGRLEQEREKLFEQVQRYLDSWTAETQAKRTELYRAERELGEREFALERRERAVRAEEARLIELGGRLTEQSEKIAFEIQRIAGMTPEEAKKELRDQLFEQAKQEEAANLEAFEERVKKEADKRAAIILANAMQRLAGSVLRDVPLVEVQLPSDDFKSRIIGKDGRNIRRFEEVTGVDVILEVEDHPDRVALSCFNPLRREKARLCLEELLADGRIQPKRIEDTYENVSRQLEQDLRRAGQAAAAEFGFQDMHKEITEVLGRLKLWESNGQFVLDHLRESARLARMIAEELSVDPTVATRAALLHDIGKALRYERKGPHAIVGANFAREHGEDEAVCHAIEAHHNEVPAETVAAVLVQVVDRLSGGRPGARVERSNANYVERLEELEEFCRSHRGVRDAYAFKAGREIRVIVDGARLNDIETRELLKELKASIERDRRFQNNFELTVIREYRITENVWG; encoded by the coding sequence ATGGTAGCAGGGGATCCTCAGAATCCAAATCCTTACCTTGTCGGCTCGGGGCCAGGTAGTAGCCCCCTAGGCATGGAAGCAGGCCACCTCGAACTAGAAGAGGAACGCCAACGACTCCACCGCCAATATGTGGAGCTGGCCCAGACGCAACGCCGGCTAGCCGACGAGCTAGAGAGGTTGCAGCACGAGCGCGTACAGCTACAAAAAGAAAGAGGCGAGTTATATAGGACCGCCGAGCGTCAGGCCTTCGAATTCCAAAAGCAGCAGGAGTTGTTGGCCGCGGAGCGAGGCCGCTTAGAGCAGGAGAGAGAGAAGCTATTCGAGCAGGTTCAGCGATATTTGGACAGCTGGACAGCAGAAACACAGGCCAAAAGAACCGAGCTGTATAGAGCGGAGCGAGAGCTAGGCGAGCGAGAGTTCGCTCTTGAGCGAAGAGAGCGCGCAGTACGAGCCGAGGAGGCCCGCCTGATCGAGTTGGGAGGAAGGCTAACCGAACAATCCGAAAAAATTGCGTTCGAAATTCAGCGCATCGCTGGCATGACTCCTGAAGAAGCCAAGAAAGAACTACGGGACCAGTTGTTCGAGCAAGCCAAGCAAGAAGAAGCGGCTAATCTCGAAGCTTTCGAAGAGCGGGTAAAGAAAGAGGCCGATAAGCGGGCCGCCATAATCCTCGCTAACGCCATGCAACGCCTCGCAGGGTCAGTATTAAGGGACGTGCCCCTGGTAGAAGTTCAGCTTCCCTCGGATGATTTCAAATCACGGATTATCGGGAAGGACGGGCGCAACATTCGTAGATTCGAAGAAGTTACCGGTGTCGATGTGATTCTCGAAGTAGAAGATCACCCGGATCGAGTCGCCTTGTCCTGCTTCAATCCGTTGCGGAGAGAGAAAGCACGGTTGTGCTTGGAAGAACTACTAGCGGACGGCCGTATTCAGCCGAAAAGAATCGAAGACACCTACGAGAACGTAAGCCGGCAGCTCGAACAAGATCTCAGGCGAGCAGGCCAAGCAGCAGCGGCGGAGTTCGGATTTCAAGATATGCACAAAGAAATTACAGAGGTTCTCGGACGACTCAAGTTATGGGAGTCCAATGGGCAATTCGTTCTGGATCACCTTCGAGAGAGTGCGAGGCTGGCTCGGATGATCGCAGAGGAGCTGTCTGTAGACCCGACCGTGGCAACTAGGGCAGCTTTACTGCACGACATTGGGAAAGCACTTCGTTACGAACGGAAAGGACCACACGCTATCGTTGGCGCAAACTTCGCGAGGGAACATGGTGAGGACGAGGCTGTTTGCCATGCTATCGAGGCTCACCATAACGAGGTGCCAGCAGAAACGGTCGCTGCGGTGCTCGTGCAGGTGGTTGATCGCTTGAGTGGGGGCCGTCCTGGAGCGAGGGTCGAGCGCAGCAATGCCAACTACGTAGAACGGCTCGAAGAACTAGAGGAGTTTTGTAGATCCCATAGGGGAGTACGAGATGCTTATGCGTTCAAAGCAGGCCGCGAAATTAGGGTGATCGTTGACGGAGCTAGGCTGAACGATATTGAGACGAGAGAATTGCTAAAAGAGCTAAAAGCTAGCATCGAAAGGGACCGGCGATTTCAGAACAACTTCGAGCTAACGGTCATAAGGGAATACAGGATCACCGAGAACGTCTGGGGTTGA